Below is a window of Caldichromatium japonicum DNA.
GTGGCTTGCCTTTGCCTGGGCGATCATCCTGCTGATGGCGACCATCGAGGGCCTGGTCTGGGGGCTGGTGGGCTCGACCATCGTCCCGCAAGAGAGCGCCTGGCTAAAACCATTCATTGGCACCCTGCTATTTGCGGTTATCTTTGGGGTGGTCTGGGTGATCGACGCCTCGCTCATCATGTCCGAGCGTCCGGTAGTGCGCGCACGCCGCTGGGACCCAGGGGCAAATCAAGGACTCGGCGCCTTGCTGCGTTGGTTGTTTGGTTTCATCGCGCGCCTGGCGATCGTGGCCCTCTCGCTCTACGTTACCGCACCCTTCCTCGGCAAGTTGATCCGCGCCGATGACATCGAGGTCTATCACCAACAGCAGGTGGAGCGCTATTTCGCCGAGCGCGAGACCCAGCTCAAGGCCCAGATCGCGGCGCGCACCGCCCAGATCGACGAGACCTATCGTGCGCGCAGCGAGCCGATCAAAGGCGAGATCGAGCAGCTCTCAGCGGGCCTTGTCGCCGAGCGCGCGCGCCGTGCTGCGATCGAGTCCGAATATGCCCCGGAGATCGAGGTCTTGCGCCGTGATCTGGCCGCCGCCCAAGCGAAGGTCGGCGATGAGATCCTCGGGCGCAATGGGCGCCCTTCGGGGCGCGGGCCGGAGGCGCGCAAATGGGAGGCCAATGCTGCTTTGCTCGCCGAGCAGCTCAATGCCAAGCAGTCCGAGCGCGATGCGCGCGTGTCTGAGATCGATCGGCGGATTCAGGAGTGGGAACAGCGGCTGGCCGAGCAGACCGAGCGCCTGCAACGTCTGACCCAGGAATACGAGCAGCGGGTCAGCGCGATCGCCGATGAGCTCAAGGCCCAGCAGCCCCCGCCCAATCCGCCGCGTCTGACCTTTGCCGCCCGTTCCAAGATCTTGCAAGCGATCCAGGAAAGCCCAGAGGAACAAAGTGTCCCCCATTTCGAAAGGGTCGAGGGCTTTTCGCAGGCACTGCTCGGGGTGCTGTTTTTGTCGCTGATCGCACTCAAGCTCTTCGAGCCAACCGCGGTGCGCGCCTATTTCAGCGAGACCCTGCAGATGCAATATTGCAAATATCTCGAGGGTGGGCTCGACGACATCCCTGGCTTTGCGCCGCCGGCAAATCCGGGCCAAAGGCTCAATCCGGTCGAGTTTGCCCGCCTGTGGCTCGCCTATGAAAAGGACCCGGCGGCCTTTTTTGCCGAACGCCAGGCGATCATTGAGGTACGCGAGCCCCTGTTGCGTTATCTTGCCGAACGCGAGCTCGAGCGCGATCGGATTGCCTTGCGACGCGCCAACCTCGATGATGAGTTCAGCTTCATCCGCGAACGGCGCCGCTGCGAGCTGGTGGCGCTCGAACGCGAGCTGAAATTACGCACCGATGCCCTCCAGTCCCAGCTTGCCCTCGAGACCCGCACCCTCAAGGATCAGAGGCGGGTGCAACTGGCCATCGAGCTGCAAAAGGCGCGTCAAGATTGGAACCTGCGCCAGTTGCATGAAGAGGAACAACTGCGTCTGGAACGCGAACGACTTGCGCAGGAGCATGAACGGGCGATGGCCGAGCTGCGACTGCGCGAGCAAGAGCTCTTCGAGGCACAGGCCCGCGCCGAGTCGGAGCTCCAACAGGCCGAGCTCGCCGAGCGCTTAGAACATGAGCGCAAGCGCTTTGCCCTCCAGCAGGAACAACAGCGCGAGGAACGCAAGGCCCGCATCCAGGCGGTGCGCGAAGAGATCAGCCGCCTGCTCGCCCTCGAGGCCAAACAGCGCGCCGACTACCAGACCCTGCGCGAGGCCGAACGCCGGCTCGAGGACGAGGCGGGGATGTTGCGCGCCAGCATAGCGGTCTCTGAGGTCGAGCTGGCCGAGCTAAGACAGCGAATCGCCGCGCTGAAGACGGCCCTTGTTCATCAAGCCGTCAAGACAGACGAGTCCTTAGAGGTCCGACGTAGCCTCTGGTCGCGGTTGGCCCAGACCCCGGATGACGCCCGCGACATCGAACGGGAGTTGCGAGGCGCGGAGAAGGCCGAGCGCAGCGAGCTTGAACAGCTCGCTAAGCTTAAAGGCGCCCTTGAGGGGCTTGAACGACGCCTGACAGCCAAATCAGACGAACGGCGCGAGGCCGAACAGCGTCTTCGTGACACCCTCAACCGCATCCAGTTCCATGAGGACAGCCTCAAGACACTACTTGAACCCAAGGGTCTTTTGGTCGAGGATTAAGCGCAGAGATATCTTTGAGCCATGGATCTGAGGTGTGCAGCCTGTATCCTGCCCTCATTGTCTTGCCTCATGGCCGCCTGCCCCCGCGGGCGTGACCCCGAACATACCTCAGCGCCGTCCCCTTTGCCCAACCAAGGCAGCGCGGATCTCAAGCAAAATCCCGGGATAGGCGGCCTTAAACCCCTGCCAGCAACGCGCCTGCCCCTCTTCGCTGAGATCCGGTCCGGCATGACCCACCAGTCTTTGCTCCCAGCGGACGGGATCGAGGCGCGTACTGAGCTCCGCTATGACTGCATCGATCAGGGCATCCGATACAAATTTGCCAGGCACAAGCGCCTGGCTGCATCCTGGTTCCGACGGCTGCGCCATGATCTGGGTCGAGCCTTTAGCAGAAGGGGGTGGTGGGGAGAGAACCTGGGTGCGTTGCGCGAGGACTGCGGTTGGGTCGCCGGACAGCGGGGGGTCTGTGGGCCAATCCAGGCAGACCGTTTTGTCCTCAGCGGGTATAGTCTTGGGCCCCGGTTGGGTGCAGCCGGTACCTTCAAGCCTTTGCGTAACCTCGCCCATAACTGCAGTCTGGGACTCAGTCAGCACCTGGGTCTGATCGGCGCATACCACACGCTGGGCCGAGGTGACCAGGGCTGTCGCCTCTGGCCCAACCGCCGGCTGGGGCGGGTCGATCCCCTCCAGACCGCTGTCCAAGCCGATCCAGATGTCATAGGCCCCGATCGTCAGCACGTCTCTGTCTTTGAGCGCCACCGGCTGGCCTAAGGGCAGCGGCCTGTCGTTGAGCAGCGTCCCATTGCGGCCGAGATCGGTCACCCAGAGCCTCCCCTCCGCCTCATAGATGCGCGCATGCCGGTGCGAGATGACCCGCTCCGTATCCTCAAGACAAAGATCGCAGCTTAAGGCGCGCCCGATCTCAATGCCCGTCTCGTTGACCACAAACGGCAAGGCGCGAGGGCGCACCGCCCCAGCGCGATGGATGACGCAGACCATAATCTCCATACCGGATGCAGACCTCTCTTTTATGTGTCGGCGTGGGAATCGGTTATATCATCCAGCCGATCCCTGGAATTAGTTGAAGACCTTGAAGATAGCGTGAACATCCCTGGCTATACCATCCTCCGCGAACTCGGACAGGGCGGCATGGCGACGGTCTATCTGTCCCGCCAGGATCGTCTCGGGCGCGAGGTGGCGCTCAAGGTGATGAAGCCGCAGGCCCTCGCAGGCGATGAGTTTATCGCCCGTTTCATCAAGGAAGGCCAGATCATCGCCCGTCTCCAGCACCCGCAGATCATCACCATCTATGACCTGGACGTTGCAGACGGCCTGTATTACTTCTCAATGGAATATCTGCCGGGTGGGACCCTGCTCGATGAGATCAAGCAGGGGTTGCCGGTCGGGCGCGCCCTCTCCATCGCGCACAAGGTCGCCGAGGCGCTCGCCGTCGCCCATGCCCGCGGGGTGATCCATCGCGATGTCAAGCCGCAGAATATCCTGTTTCGCGCCGACGGCACCCCGGTCCTGACCGATTTCGGGATTGCCCGCGCCATCACCCCCGGCCCTGAGTCGGTCCAGTTCACGCGGATCGGGATGGTGATCGGCAGCCCGCAGTACATGAGCCCAGAGCAATGCCTGGGCCAGCCCCTCGATCCGCGCTCCGACCTCTATAGTCTTGGGGTGGTGATCTATCAGATGCTCACCCAGCACCTGCCCTATGAGGCGGCTGATCCCGTCAGCCTGGCGATGAAACACTGCCAGGACCCCATCCCGCGCCTGCCTGAGCCGCTGGTTGCCTATCAACCCCTGATCGAAAAGCTGCTCGCCAAGCGCCCAGAGGATCGCTTCACCAGCGCCGGTCAGCTCATCCGCGCCCTGGACGCCCTGGGGTCCAAACTCGGAGACTCCTATGACGCCACGCGCTTGCTTCGGCCCGCTACCCCAGCGGTCTTAGAGCCGACGCAAGGCCCAGCGGCCCTTCCCTCCCCCGAGATCCGGCGCCCCCGACCCTGGCCGTGGGGACTGGCGCTGGTCCTCTTGGGCTTGGTCGCGGTCATCTATCTCGGCGTACAGCGGTCGCTGCCGCCTGCACCTCCCCAGCCCGAGTTTGCCATCAAGCTCCCCCCTGCCCCGACCGATCGCCCCCAGACCGCCACCCAATACGAGGCGCTTGTTCTGGATCATCTGCGCCGCGGTCAGAGCGAGCAGGCCCAAGAGATCCTCCGCCTGGCGCTTGCTACCACACCCGATGATCAACGCCTTTTGGCGCTGCGCAAACATCTCGACGATCAGAACCGCCTTGCCCAGCGGCTCGCCGATGCCCGCCGCGCCCTGCTCGAAAACCGCCTCGACGACGCCGCTCAAGGGGTGGAGGCCGGACTTGCCCTCGACCCCGAGCATGCCGACCTTTTGGCACTGCGTACCGAGATCCAGGAGCGCTTTGCCGCCCGCCGGCGACTCGCCGCCGAGCGTCTGCTCGAACAGGCGCAGTCTGCCCAGGCAAGGGGCGATCTGGCGAGCGCCGAACGTCTAGCCCGCGAGGGGCTTGCCCAGGTTCAGGACCATCCAGGTCTTTTGGCCCTGTTGGCTGCGATCGATCAGATCCGCGCGCGCCAATCCCAAACCGAACAGCTCTATGACCAGGCGATCGCCGCTCATGACCTCGGGGATCTTACGGGGTCATTCAGGCTGATCGCTGAGGGCCTTAAGTTTAGCCCAGGGCATGCTGGGCTACTCGCCCTACGCGAACGGCTGATCAATGCTCAGATCCAGGCGGCGCGTGCACATCTTAAAGAGACCGCCGAACGCTATGCCGCGGAGGCCGCCGAGCTCCTCAAGCGCTACCGGCTGGATACAGCCGAAAGCCAGATCGAGCGCCTGCGGGCGATCGCCCCAGATCACCCCCAGCTCGCCGGCCTGAGCGAGACCCTCAAACAACATCGCGCCTTCCTGCCCGAGATGGTCGCGATCCCAGGCGGTTGCTTCATGATGGGCAGTCCGGAGAACGAGCCCGGTCATGAGCCCGACGAGGGGCTCCATCGCGTCTGCATCGAGCCGTTCAAGCTGGCGGTGCGCGAGGTGAGCGTCGGTGAGTTCAAGCGTTTCGTCGCAGCGACCGGTTATCGCACCGACGCCGAGCGCGGGCGCGGCGACGGGCCAGGCTGCGAGAGCCTCGACCGCACCGATCGCCAAACCCCTTGGGGCATAAAGCCCTGGGCCCATTGGCGCGAGCCCAATCGCCAACAGGCACTTGCTGACCGCCAGGCGGTGACCTGTGTGAGCTGGAACGATGCCCTGGCCTATATCGCTTGGCTCAAGACCGAGACCACTTTACCCTTTCGCTTGCCGACCGAGGCCGAGTGGGAATATGCCGCGCGCGCCGACACCTCAGGCGCACGGTTCTGGGAAACAGATCCCGCTGCTAACCCCTGTCTCTATGTCAATTCCGCTGATCGCGGTCAAGGCTGGGATGCCGGTTTTGCGTGTGACGACGGTCACGAATGGGTCGCGCCGGTCGGTAGCCTCAAGCCCAATCCTTGGGGACTGTTCGACATCCTCGGCAACGTCTGGGAATGGACCTGTTCGGAGTACGAGACCAACTATCGGGGCGCTGAGCAGATCTGCGCCCCCCCCGAGATCGATGCCCCGCGGGTCATGCGCGGCGGGGGCTGGAACAGCGCCCCGAATCTGGTGCGCGCGGCCTATCGCAACCGCAATTTTCCCGAAACGCGCTATAGCTTTGTCGGCTTTCGCCTGGCGCTCGATAATGCCCAATAGCTAGACCTGGATCAGTATCTCAGCCCCCTGCGGCAAGACGTCGACCTGGGCATGGGAGGCTAGAAGCTGATCGGTCTCCATCACTGCCAACACCGCCTCCAGAATCTCCGGATCATTGCGCGCGATCGCATTGAGCGCTGCACCTACAATCGCTGGGCGGCTTGCTGCGGCCTCGGCAAGCTTCCGTGAGACCTTATAAGCGGTCTCGCTCTTAATGAGCCCCACCCGATTTTCGCCGTACTGTTTCATGGCGCTGGTGACCTGTACCAGACGCTTGACCACCTTCTCGGTGATGTTTTCGACCATTTGTTGATCAGTGAACGAGACCTTGCGGATATAGACCGATCCCAGGGTATAATCCCATTGCTCCGACAGGGGCGAGACCGTAGTTCGTACTCGGCAGCTGAGTTGGTGCCGGTCCTCGAGCATCTGGTCCATCTTCAGGTTGCTGAGGGTCAAGATGGTCGAGCTGGCGACATTGGCCTGGAGCGAGGCATCGGGATTGGCATTATTGAAGAGATAGGCGACGGGGTCGCTGACCCGCATCTCATACCAGATGCCAACCCCCATCAGCGTACCCTCCTCGGAATTGACCGTCAGGTTGCGCAGATAATGTTGACGCAGGCAGATCGAAACCCGGTAGGTCTTCCCAAATAAAGGCAAAAGCAATGCTTTAAGGCCGAAATGACTTAAGGGAAAACGCAAGCCCGGCTCGTCCACTGTCCCTATGACCTTACCAAACAGAGTGAAGACATGGGCCTCGCGCTCGCGCACGATGGTATAGAGCCCGCACGCCCGGGCAATGAAGAGCAGCAGCGGCAAATAGACGAGACCCAATACAAAACCGAGGACTGTGCCAAGGATGGACTCTAGGTCAAGTAACATGAAGCCTCCTCCCTTAGGGAGAGATTACGCGCCACTTGTGATCCCGCACACGGAAGGCGGCAACTCGGACCGATCTCTATAAGAACAGGCAATCAAAGCCCTCACCTTAAACCCATTAGCCAGGCTTAAACCCATTAGCCAGGGAGGTAGATGCCTTGGGGTTCTATCAAGGGTTTGATGAGCTCTGGATGATACGGACAGCGCGCGCGAGCAAAGGCAACCTCTGGTTGGGCAGATAGCTCTTGAGCGCCGTCGGCCCGCCTTGGTCCTTGATCTGGGCGAGTGTCGCTGCCAGCTCATTCAAGGGCGCAACCTCGGCCTGGGCTTGTTACGCGCGATCTCGACCGCCCGCTCGCTCATGGTGATCTGCTGCTCAGCCTCAGCACGTGCGGTTGAGATGTCAGCGGCGATCTGGTTGCGGGTTGTATTGATCGCCGAGAGCGCGCGATCGACCTCGGATGGCGGGTCGATTTGGGTGATTAAGGCGGCATCCAGTTCGATCCCATAACGCGCCGCGGTAGAACGGCATTGTTCCTCCATGTAGGCATTCATCAGTAGGGGCAGGTTCTTGCGTAGGTCGTTGATCGAGACGCCTTCAGAAAGCTCAGGACCACTGCTAAAAGCTCAGGACCAATGCTATTGGTATCAGGACCGCTGCCCAGGGTCTGAGCCTTGGGATCAACAAAATTAGCAATGCGTTCGCGCAAGACGGAGATGAAATACCCCATGACATGCTCCAAGGGGCTATCGACCCCGAGGAGATAGGCATAGAGGTTATTTTCTGCAACGCGAAAGCGAATCTGGCCGCTGACCCCGATGGTGAGGTTATCCTTGGTCACCGCCTCGATCGTGCTCTGCGTCTTGGTCGGGTCCCAGGTAAGGTCGATCGCCTGAGTCACAACCCGCACCTTGTGCACCTCCTGCCAGGGCCACTTGAAATAAGGCCCACCTGGACCGATGACCCGCAAGCCAGGATAGCGATAACTGGCCCTTTCATCGCCCTCCACCGCTGGGTCCTCAACCATCAGATGCCCTAGGCGCTGGGCGCGTCCCAAGGTCGTGATGGCCGCGCGCTCATCCGGCTTGACGGTATAGATGCCACCTTTGAAAAGCCGGTAGATCACGAAGATCAGGAGACCGAGCAGAAAGGCAGTGACCTGCATGACGCACCCCGCTTATTGATTTAAGAAACACATGCTTTTGAAATTGAGTGAGCTGTCCTGATGTCGTGGGCATGGAAAGACGAGACATGAGATCGCTGTTGTTTGCGGCGCGCGAAGAGCGGCGGCGTCAGGTGGTGAGTTTGCGGCGGCGTGGCTGGACGTATAAAGCGATAGGCGCGCAGAGGGGATTGTTGGGCGCAGGGGTGTTCGACATCTGCAAAGGCTATGGGCGCGAAGGGGCCCAAGGGCTCAAGGACGAGAAGCGGGCGCTCTTATGCGCCGGCGATCAAGACGCCCGAGATTCGCGTCACGCACCGTCGCGAAGGCCTGTCGGTGATCTCGACGCTGACCAACCGCGGCAAGGTGCGTCGGAAGGTGTTCGCGGGGGCGATGAACGCCGACATCCTGATCGACTTCATGAAGCGGCTCGTCAAGGACGCCAGGGGCAAGAAGATCTTCCTCATCCTCGACAACCTGCGCGTGCATCACACCAAGCCGGTCAAGGCGTGGCTGGCTGCATGCGCCAATCAAATCGAGGCCTCCTCCCTCCCCCCCTACAGCCCAGCACTGAACCCCAACGAGATGCTCAAGGCCACCATCACCGCGCAGGCGCCCTCCCGCACCAAGGGCGATCTGAAGAAGGCGACCGTCAGCCACCTGCGCCGCCTTCTCAATTCCCCCCAACGCATCATGCGCTACTTCCAGCATCCCAAGCTCCATGATGCCGCGTAATACAAGTTCGTTGGTTTCGGATCAATAAAGACAGATAGCCTCGCGCCTGGGGTCTGCGCTGCGCTTATATCCCCGCCGCCTCGCGCAGCTCCTCCGCCTTGTCAGTGCGCTCCCAGGTAAATCCGGGCTCATCGCGCCCGAAGTGACCATAGGCCGCGGTATCCTGGTACTTGATCCGCTGGGGATTGGCAAGGTCGAGCATGCGGATCAGGCCATAGGGCCTAAGGTCGAAATGCGCCCTTACCAGCTCGGCGATACGCCCCTCACTGATCTTGTGTGTGCCGAAGGTCTCGATCGAGACCGAAGTCGGTTCGGCGACCCCAATGGCATAGGAAACCTGGATCTCGCAGCGATCGGCCAGTCCCGCAGCGACGATGTTCTTGGCGACATAGCGCGCGGCATAGGCCGCCGAGCGATCGACCTTGGAAGGGTCCTTGCCCGAGAAGGCACCGCCCCCGTGCCGTGCCATGCCGCCGTAGGTATCGACGATGATCTTGCGCCCGGTGACTCCACAGTCGCCCATGGGCCCGCCGATGACGAAACGACCTGTTGGATTGATGTGATACTTGGTGCCAGCATGCAGCCAGCCGGTGGGTCCGAGCACCGGCTTGATGATCTCTTCCATTACCCCTTCGTGCAGCATGCTGTCGCTGACCTCCGGGCTATGCTGGGTCGAGAGGACCACGGCCTCGACGGCGACCGGTTTGCCGTCGCTGTAGCGGATGGTGATCTGCGACTTGGCGTCCGGACGCAGCCAGGGGAGGATCCCCTGTTTACGCATCTCAGCCTGCCGCTTGACCAGGCGATGGGCATAGGCGATGGGTGCCGGGATCAGCATCTCGGTCTCATTGGTGGCATAGCCGAACATCAACCCCTGGTCGCCCGCGCCCTGAGCCTCCTCGGTCTCGCGATCGACGCCCTGTTTGATGTCCTTGGACTGCTCGCCGAGGGCGATCAGGACCCCGCAAGTATTGCCGTCAAAGCCGACCTCTGAGCTGTCATAGCCGATCTCGGTCACCACGCGGCGCACGACCCGCTCATAGTCGATCTTGAGATCGGCGTTGGTGACCGTGATCTCACCAGCCAGCATGACAAATCCCGTCTTGACCAGAGTCTCGCAGGCGACGCGCGCCTTGGCAGGGTTAGGATCGCAGCGATAGATCTCATCGAGCACAGCGTCTGAGATCTGGTCGGCCATCTTATCGGGGTGGCCTTCGGAGACGGATTCGGAGGTGAAGAGATAGTCTTTGCGCATGGTCGATTCAGGAGGCTGAGGTTTGGGCGCCGACTGGCGCGTTGGTGAAATTGGGCAATGATAATGCACCGCGCCAGCGCTTGAAACCGACTAGACACGCCAATTCAGGATTGTGCAGTGCACGATTTTGTAGCGGGCGCGCTTTGGGTACCATCGCGTCATGCGCATTCTATTCAATGCCCTTGTGGAGTGAATATGGCATCAACCGAAACCCCTGTCTGCGATTTTGGCGCCCCCGCGCCCGATTTTGCCCTCGCCGGCGTTGATGGCCGGATCTGGACCCGCGATCAATGCAGCGGCCCGCGTGGTCTTTTGGTCATGTTTATCTGTAACCATTGTCCTTATGTCAAGGCGGTGCGCGAACGGATCGTGCGCGATGCACGCGATCTGACGGCACTCGGGATCGGCTGTGTGGCCATCAATGCCAACGACGCCAGCCAATACCCCGATGACTCGTTCGAGAATATGAAGCGGGTCGCCGAGGAATATGCCTTCCCCTTCCCTTATCTCTTCGATGAGACCCAAGAGGTCGCGCGTGCCTATGGTGCTGTCTGCACCCCCGACTTCTTTGGCTATAACGCAGACCTGAAACTCCAATATCGCGGGCGGCTCGATGCCAGCCGCAAGGAGACCGCTCCGCCCGAGGTACGTCGCGACCTGTTCGAGGCCATGAAGCAGGTCGCCGAGACAGGTCAAGGGCCTGCAGAGCAGATCCCGAGCATCGGCTGTTCAATCAAATGGAAGCTGGCTTAGGGCGCAAGTCTCTGTGGTCCCGCAGTCATACGGCTTTGCCCCAGCGCTGCTCAGGGCAGCAGCGCGGGCGACGGCTGAAGCTCGGCCCCTGTCCGCCACTGGCACAGGGGGGGATAAACATGTTAGCGTTTACCAATTTTGAGTATCCAGCAAATCAATCGAACGATTGAAGCCAATCGATTTGTCGCGCAATCAGGGGTGGGCGTTTGCCACCGCCAGAGACGCCGCTCACAGTGGGCGTTCCCTGAGCGTGTCCATGTCCACTGGGATGATTAGGTATCCCGGTTCGCCGCCTCAGCTCCCTGAGCCCCAGCGATCGCCCTGGCGCGGCCCAGACAGGGGGCGCATAGACCGCACCAGTTTTGTTCATCACCAACCTGTATCCTTTGCTTAGGAGGGGGATTCATGTCCTCACGCAGAGAACTTGCCAATGCCGTCCGGGCGCTCGCCATGGACGCGGTTCAGCAGGCCAATTCCGGCCATCCTGGCGCCCCAATGGGCATGGCGGACATCGCCGAGGTGTTGTGGAACGACTTCATGCGCCATAACCCGGCCAACCCCAAATGGGTCGATCGCGATCGCTTCGTGCTGTCCAACGGCCATGCCTCGATGCTGATCTATGCGCTGCTGCACCTGACAGGCTACGATCTGGCCATCGAGGACCTCAAACAGTTCCGTCAACTCCATTCCAAAACCCCTGGGCACCCCGAATATGGCTATACCCCTGGGGTCGAGACCACGACCGGCCCCTTGGGGCAGGGCATCACCAATGCCGTGGGCATGGCGATCGCCGAGAAGGTGATGGCTGCCGAGTTCAATCGTCCAGGGCATACCATCGTCGATCACTACACCTATGTGTTCCTTGGCGATGGCTGCCTGATGGAGGGTATCTCGCACGAGGCCTGCTCGCTCGCCGGTGCGCTTGGCCTGGGCAAGCTGATCGCCATCTATGACGACAACAACATCTCGATCGATGGCGAGGTGCGCGGGCATGGCGAGGTACCCGGCTGGTTCCTCGACGACACCCCCAAGCGGTTTGAGGCCTATGGTTGGCATGTGATCCCCAAGGTCGATGGCCATGATCCGCAAGCGATCAAGTCAGCCATCGAGGCGTCGCGCGCGGTCACCGATCGCCCGAGCTTGATCTGCTGTCAGACCATCATCGGCTATGGATCGCCCAACAAACAGGGCAAGGAGGAGTGCCATGGGGCGGCGCTCGGTGCCGAGGAGGTGGCCCTGACCCGTCAGAACCTAGACTGGGGATATGAGCCCTTCGTCATCCCCGAGCAGATCCGCCAGGCCTGGGATGCCCGGGAACGAGGTGCGGCTGCCGAGGCGGAGTGGAA
It encodes the following:
- a CDS encoding IS630 family transposase produces the protein MGAKGPKGSRTRSGRSYAPAIKTPEIRVTHRREGLSVISTLTNRGKVRRKVFAGAMNADILIDFMKRLVKDARGKKIFLILDNLRVHHTKPVKAWLAACANQIEASSLPPYSPALNPNEMLKATITAQAPSRTKGDLKKATVSHLRRLLNSPQRIMRYFQHPKLHDAA
- a CDS encoding SPFH domain-containing protein, with amino-acid sequence MQVTAFLLGLLIFVIYRLFKGGIYTVKPDERAAITTLGRAQRLGHLMVEDPAVEGDERASYRYPGLRVIGPGGPYFKWPWQEVHKVRVVTQAIDLTWDPTKTQSTIEAVTKDNLTIGVSGQIRFRVAENNLYAYLLGVDSPLEHVMGYFISVLRERIANFVDPKAQTLGSGPDTNSIGPELLAVVLSFLKASRSTTYARTCPY
- a CDS encoding thioredoxin family protein codes for the protein MASTETPVCDFGAPAPDFALAGVDGRIWTRDQCSGPRGLLVMFICNHCPYVKAVRERIVRDARDLTALGIGCVAINANDASQYPDDSFENMKRVAEEYAFPFPYLFDETQEVARAYGAVCTPDFFGYNADLKLQYRGRLDASRKETAPPEVRRDLFEAMKQVAETGQGPAEQIPSIGCSIKWKLA
- a CDS encoding SPFH domain-containing protein — protein: MLLDLESILGTVLGFVLGLVYLPLLLFIARACGLYTIVREREAHVFTLFGKVIGTVDEPGLRFPLSHFGLKALLLPLFGKTYRVSICLRQHYLRNLTVNSEEGTLMGVGIWYEMRVSDPVAYLFNNANPDASLQANVASSTILTLSNLKMDQMLEDRHQLSCRVRTTVSPLSEQWDYTLGSVYIRKVSFTDQQMVENITEKVVKRLVQVTSAMKQYGENRVGLIKSETAYKVSRKLAEAAASRPAIVGAALNAIARNDPEILEAVLAVMETDQLLASHAQVDVLPQGAEILIQV
- a CDS encoding SPFH domain-containing protein is translated as MNAYMEEQCRSTAARYGIELDAALITQIDPPSEVDRALSAINTTRNQIAADISTARAEAEQQITMSERAVEIARNKPRPRLRP
- a CDS encoding FHA domain-containing protein, whose product is MEIMVCVIHRAGAVRPRALPFVVNETGIEIGRALSCDLCLEDTERVISHRHARIYEAEGRLWVTDLGRNGTLLNDRPLPLGQPVALKDRDVLTIGAYDIWIGLDSGLEGIDPPQPAVGPEATALVTSAQRVVCADQTQVLTESQTAVMGEVTQRLEGTGCTQPGPKTIPAEDKTVCLDWPTDPPLSGDPTAVLAQRTQVLSPPPPSAKGSTQIMAQPSEPGCSQALVPGKFVSDALIDAVIAELSTRLDPVRWEQRLVGHAGPDLSEEGQARCWQGFKAAYPGILLEIRAALVGQRGRR
- a CDS encoding bifunctional serine/threonine-protein kinase/formylglycine-generating enzyme family protein, translated to MNIPGYTILRELGQGGMATVYLSRQDRLGREVALKVMKPQALAGDEFIARFIKEGQIIARLQHPQIITIYDLDVADGLYYFSMEYLPGGTLLDEIKQGLPVGRALSIAHKVAEALAVAHARGVIHRDVKPQNILFRADGTPVLTDFGIARAITPGPESVQFTRIGMVIGSPQYMSPEQCLGQPLDPRSDLYSLGVVIYQMLTQHLPYEAADPVSLAMKHCQDPIPRLPEPLVAYQPLIEKLLAKRPEDRFTSAGQLIRALDALGSKLGDSYDATRLLRPATPAVLEPTQGPAALPSPEIRRPRPWPWGLALVLLGLVAVIYLGVQRSLPPAPPQPEFAIKLPPAPTDRPQTATQYEALVLDHLRRGQSEQAQEILRLALATTPDDQRLLALRKHLDDQNRLAQRLADARRALLENRLDDAAQGVEAGLALDPEHADLLALRTEIQERFAARRRLAAERLLEQAQSAQARGDLASAERLAREGLAQVQDHPGLLALLAAIDQIRARQSQTEQLYDQAIAAHDLGDLTGSFRLIAEGLKFSPGHAGLLALRERLINAQIQAARAHLKETAERYAAEAAELLKRYRLDTAESQIERLRAIAPDHPQLAGLSETLKQHRAFLPEMVAIPGGCFMMGSPENEPGHEPDEGLHRVCIEPFKLAVREVSVGEFKRFVAATGYRTDAERGRGDGPGCESLDRTDRQTPWGIKPWAHWREPNRQQALADRQAVTCVSWNDALAYIAWLKTETTLPFRLPTEAEWEYAARADTSGARFWETDPAANPCLYVNSADRGQGWDAGFACDDGHEWVAPVGSLKPNPWGLFDILGNVWEWTCSEYETNYRGAEQICAPPEIDAPRVMRGGGWNSAPNLVRAAYRNRNFPETRYSFVGFRLALDNAQ
- the metK gene encoding methionine adenosyltransferase; translation: MRKDYLFTSESVSEGHPDKMADQISDAVLDEIYRCDPNPAKARVACETLVKTGFVMLAGEITVTNADLKIDYERVVRRVVTEIGYDSSEVGFDGNTCGVLIALGEQSKDIKQGVDRETEEAQGAGDQGLMFGYATNETEMLIPAPIAYAHRLVKRQAEMRKQGILPWLRPDAKSQITIRYSDGKPVAVEAVVLSTQHSPEVSDSMLHEGVMEEIIKPVLGPTGWLHAGTKYHINPTGRFVIGGPMGDCGVTGRKIIVDTYGGMARHGGGAFSGKDPSKVDRSAAYAARYVAKNIVAAGLADRCEIQVSYAIGVAEPTSVSIETFGTHKISEGRIAELVRAHFDLRPYGLIRMLDLANPQRIKYQDTAAYGHFGRDEPGFTWERTDKAEELREAAGI